In Halorubrum sp. BV1, the following proteins share a genomic window:
- a CDS encoding redoxin domain-containing protein: MPDFDVVSLPETDHVAEGDTAPDFTRPLVDAEYWEDRSLDSVVDGPTLLVFHPMDGAFQATYLYNTVDEHGWADDLDVVGLSVSTPYAHKRLLGERADGVRIFSDPGAGVIEEYGLAHDIDGMTGITETRPAVFLLDGDRSVEYAWVASDHPEFPDAEAIDAAVDDLLD; the protein is encoded by the coding sequence ATGCCCGACTTCGACGTCGTCTCCCTTCCCGAGACGGACCACGTCGCCGAGGGCGACACCGCGCCCGACTTCACCCGCCCGCTCGTCGACGCGGAGTACTGGGAAGACCGGTCGCTCGATTCCGTCGTCGACGGACCCACGCTTCTGGTCTTCCATCCGATGGATGGTGCGTTCCAAGCGACGTACCTCTACAACACGGTCGACGAGCACGGATGGGCCGACGACCTCGACGTGGTCGGACTCTCCGTCTCCACGCCGTACGCTCACAAGCGCCTGCTCGGCGAGCGTGCCGACGGCGTCCGGATCTTCTCCGACCCCGGCGCGGGCGTGATAGAAGAGTACGGGCTCGCACACGACATCGACGGCATGACCGGGATCACGGAGACGCGGCCGGCCGTCTTCCTCCTCGACGGCGACCGGAGCGTCGAGTACGCGTGGGTTGCGAGCGACCACCCCGAGTTCCCCGACGCCGAGGCGATAGACGCCGCGGTCGACGACCTGCTCGACTGA